The following proteins come from a genomic window of Natronosalvus vescus:
- a CDS encoding FxLYD domain-containing protein produces the protein MKRRSLLTLAALGSATLSGCLDYFTENGEGIIEPASLVILWSDLIRENPGTEDERISIWGVVRNEGERQPTYVEIRATFFDAEGEELDTVIEHVDDTSEGDDWPFEVEFPSFGESAREVSDYELEPATSV, from the coding sequence ATGAAACGTCGCTCCCTCCTCACACTCGCGGCCCTCGGGTCGGCGACACTCTCGGGCTGTCTCGATTATTTCACGGAAAACGGTGAGGGGATCATCGAACCGGCGTCGCTGGTCATCCTCTGGTCCGACCTCATCCGAGAGAATCCGGGAACCGAAGACGAACGCATCTCCATCTGGGGCGTGGTCAGAAACGAGGGCGAGCGTCAACCGACGTACGTCGAAATTCGAGCGACGTTCTTCGACGCCGAGGGCGAGGAACTCGACACCGTCATCGAACACGTCGATGACACCAGCGAAGGCGACGACTGGCCGTTCGAGGTGGAGTTTCCATCCTTTGGCGAGTCAGCACGGGAAGTCAGCGACTACGAACTCGAGCCGGCGACCAGCGTCTGA
- a CDS encoding flippase: MTEHDEGVSTLAKQGSITFVGNVINGVLAFAIVMLMTRFVSPSVYGLWVLATSVILFLQVFANLGLPLAIDYFVPQYLEDDEPGKAKGVVVQVTATVLVTSALVALFLAIAAEQISVFFREPSLQVALLLLTVTIPLLAIYNVLLKSFYSIKKLQYRVIMRDLVRPIVRFVVTAVMLLAGFGLLGLVAGYVVGLFVAITVGAILFTYRAWQIMSATFEPVAPGPLVKYSVPLAMTSVVFVLMGHVDYFVLGFFLDSEDVGFYRVGYMLGSGLMIIFNSLSPVFKPLIAETRDDTALVQERFRVAARWIAGITLPFAIIVGLGASSFLAVMYTPQYTAASAVVALLAAAFLFNVTFGGPDGTLLQGMGYSRIVFANTLTLFVTNFVVSFLLVPIYGINGAAIGSATALFVVGFLTLGELYYLDRIHPFTRDFAKVVFAGVPATVVGIPIVVFVNSDLVIVATLPIVVLATYVGTLVLTDSFTEKDAQLAGEFGPGMQKWLPSSLFNR; this comes from the coding sequence ATGACCGAACACGACGAAGGCGTTTCGACGCTGGCAAAACAGGGAAGCATCACGTTCGTCGGCAACGTGATAAACGGCGTCCTCGCGTTTGCCATCGTCATGCTGATGACGCGGTTCGTGAGCCCATCGGTGTACGGCCTCTGGGTACTCGCGACGTCCGTAATCCTGTTTCTACAGGTGTTTGCGAACCTCGGATTGCCGCTGGCGATCGATTACTTCGTCCCCCAGTATCTCGAGGACGACGAGCCGGGCAAAGCCAAGGGTGTCGTCGTCCAGGTCACCGCCACCGTTCTCGTCACCTCCGCGCTGGTCGCGCTGTTTCTCGCGATTGCGGCGGAGCAAATCAGCGTGTTCTTCCGTGAACCGTCGCTGCAGGTTGCGCTCCTGTTGTTGACCGTCACGATTCCGCTGCTCGCCATCTACAACGTGCTGTTGAAATCCTTCTACAGCATCAAGAAGCTGCAGTATCGGGTGATCATGCGCGACCTGGTTCGTCCAATCGTTCGCTTCGTCGTCACGGCCGTAATGTTGCTCGCCGGGTTCGGGCTACTCGGTCTCGTCGCCGGCTACGTCGTCGGGTTGTTCGTCGCGATCACGGTCGGGGCCATACTCTTCACCTACCGGGCCTGGCAAATAATGTCCGCAACGTTCGAACCCGTTGCTCCTGGCCCGCTCGTCAAGTACTCGGTGCCGCTGGCGATGACGAGCGTCGTGTTCGTCCTCATGGGTCACGTCGATTACTTCGTACTCGGCTTCTTCCTCGACTCCGAAGACGTCGGCTTCTATCGCGTCGGCTACATGCTCGGCTCCGGTCTGATGATCATCTTCAACTCGCTCTCACCGGTGTTCAAACCGCTCATCGCCGAAACGAGAGACGACACCGCGCTCGTCCAGGAGCGGTTTCGCGTCGCCGCACGATGGATCGCCGGGATCACCCTCCCGTTTGCGATCATCGTCGGGTTGGGCGCGAGTTCGTTCCTCGCGGTGATGTACACGCCACAGTACACGGCAGCGAGCGCGGTCGTTGCCCTGCTCGCGGCCGCGTTCCTGTTCAACGTCACCTTCGGCGGCCCCGACGGCACGCTGTTGCAGGGCATGGGCTACTCACGGATCGTCTTCGCCAACACGCTCACCCTCTTCGTGACCAACTTCGTCGTCTCTTTCCTCCTCGTTCCCATCTACGGCATCAACGGTGCCGCAATCGGATCGGCGACAGCACTCTTTGTGGTCGGGTTCCTCACGCTGGGCGAACTCTACTACCTCGACAGGATCCACCCGTTCACTCGAGACTTCGCCAAAGTCGTCTTCGCTGGCGTCCCCGCGACGGTCGTAGGCATCCCGATCGTCGTCTTCGTCAATTCGGATCTGGTGATCGTCGCCACCCTCCCGATCGTCGTCCTCGCGACCTACGTCGGCACGCTCGTCCTGACGGATTCGTTTACCGAGAAAGACGCCCAACTGGCCGGGGAGTTCGGCCCCGGGATGCAGAAGTGGCTCCCCTCGAGCCTGTTCAACCGGTGA
- a CDS encoding DUF7314 family protein — MADEFIKGFAIFTAGILVWMTFAGWYNTPSFYDTQLVGPNPEDPGTYTAMALVVKDAALYFALLGALTFWVVIPAGRRARAHYAGN, encoded by the coding sequence ATGGCTGACGAATTCATCAAAGGATTCGCCATCTTCACCGCGGGCATCCTGGTGTGGATGACGTTTGCAGGCTGGTACAACACGCCGTCGTTCTACGACACCCAACTCGTTGGGCCGAATCCAGAAGATCCCGGGACGTACACTGCAATGGCACTGGTCGTCAAAGACGCCGCCCTCTATTTCGCACTGCTCGGTGCGCTCACCTTCTGGGTCGTGATTCCGGCCGGTCGACGCGCTCGAGCACACTACGCGGGTAACTGA
- a CDS encoding DUF7315 family membrane protein, translated as MSGSDSDTDPPAAADEADTDPEDGPRVGASGKREVIVPMRLYKTITVFSTIIAVVGVLGGFILLDVATDRTQAAASDVSIGVALLGVGLIAGGAATYAFSTRFRTAGMGNAKDDADEGSHNG; from the coding sequence ATGAGCGGTTCAGATTCGGACACAGATCCACCGGCGGCTGCCGATGAAGCCGACACCGATCCCGAGGACGGCCCTCGAGTCGGTGCGTCGGGCAAGCGCGAGGTGATCGTGCCGATGCGGTTGTACAAGACGATTACCGTGTTCTCGACGATCATCGCGGTCGTCGGTGTCCTCGGTGGGTTCATCCTCCTTGACGTGGCGACTGACCGGACGCAGGCGGCCGCGTCGGACGTGAGCATCGGAGTGGCACTACTCGGTGTCGGATTGATCGCCGGCGGCGCCGCTACCTACGCCTTTTCGACGCGGTTTCGGACGGCAGGAATGGGAAACGCTAAAGACGACGCCGACGAAGGATCACACAATGGCTGA